A window of the Helianthus annuus cultivar XRQ/B chromosome 4, HanXRQr2.0-SUNRISE, whole genome shotgun sequence genome harbors these coding sequences:
- the LOC110936686 gene encoding uncharacterized protein LOC110936686 produces MAGPENHAFLQFEENSPALARLATIRHKALEPARTISWTTLQTLGVKERAKTFLPSAWQRLFAIQQPQYRELVLEFCSTYEFALSCHDLFDDQAIRFRLGGHDHHLSVAQLGLRMGIYTEAEVQRRCFRRALKQIPNDTATAFWHEIGEGPYNPTVTKATHLRDPFHRYFHRVLAHTIAGRGEGTAVCTLKDLFFLYCLVHTRSDVTWLMR; encoded by the coding sequence ATGGCTGGACCGGAGAATCATGCATTCCTCCAGTTTGAGGAGAATAGTCCCGCGCTTGCTCGATTAGCCACCATTCGTCACAAGGCGTTAGAGCCTGCTCGGACAATTTCATGGACCACTTTGCAGACACTCGGGGTGAAGGAACGTGCAAAAACTTTTCTCCCGAGTGCGTGGCAGCGGCTTTTTGCAATCCAGCAACCTCAGTATCGGGAGCTCGTTCTTGAGTTTTGTTCCACTTATGAGTTTGCTTTGTCGTGCCATGATTTGTTTGATGATCAGGCTATTCGCTTCCGATTAGGGGGTCATGACCACCACTTATCTGTTGCGCAGTTGGGACTGCGTATGGGCATTTACACAGAGGCTGAAGTACAGAGACGTTGTTTCAGAAGGGCTTTAAAACAGATTCCAAATGATACCGCCACTGCATtctggcacgagattggtgagGGGCCGTACAACCCCACTGTCACCAAGGCCACCCATCTTCGTGATCCATTCCACCGGTACTTCCATCGGGTACTCGCTCACACGATCGCTGGTCGGGGTGAGGGCACCGCTGTCTGCACACTTAAAGATCTGTTCTTTCTGTATTGTCTTGTCCACACCAGAAGCGATGTAACTTGGCTTATGCGCTAG